Proteins found in one Ornithorhynchus anatinus isolate Pmale09 chromosome 8, mOrnAna1.pri.v4, whole genome shotgun sequence genomic segment:
- the TSPAN13 gene encoding tetraspanin-13 yields the protein MVCGGFACSKNCLCALNLLYTLVSLLLIGIAAWGIGFGLISSLRVVGVVIAVGIFLFLIALVGLIGAVKHHQVLLFFYMIILLLVFIVQFSVSCACLALNQEQQGQLLEVGWNNTASARNDIQRSLNCCGFRSFNHNDTCLASCFQSGQLCSLCAPIIEEYAGEVLRFVGGIGLFFSFTEILGVWLTYRYRNQKDPRANPSAFL from the exons ATGGTGTGCGGCGGCTTTGCCTGCTCCAAGAACTGCCTGTGCGCCCTCAACCTGCTGTACACG CTGGTCAGCCTGTTGCTGATCGGAATCGCCGCCTGGGGCATCGGCTTCGGGCTCATTTCCAGCCTGCGGGTGGTCGGCGTGGTCATCGCAGTGGGCATCTTCCTGTTTCTGATCGCGTTGGTCGGGCTGATTGGAGCCGTCAAACACCACCAGGTGTTGCTCTTCTTC TACATGATTATTCTTttgctggtatttattgtgcagtttTCTGTCTCTTGCGCTTGTTTGGCACTGAACCAGGAGCAACAG GGTCAGCTTCTGGAAGTTGGATGGAACAATACGGCCAGTGCTAGAAATGACATCCAGAGAAGTTTGAACTGCTGTGGATTCCGAAGTTTTAACCACAATGACACCTGCCTTGCT AGTTGCTTCCAAAGCGGCCAGCTGTGTTCTCTGTGCGCACCGATCATAGAAGAGTATGCAGGAGAGGTTTTGCGATTTGTTGGGGGCATCGGCCTCTTCTTTAGTTTCACGGAG ATTTTGGGCGTGTGGTTGACCTACAGATACAGGAATCAAAAGGATCCTCGGGCAAACCCCAGTGCATTTCTCTGA